GCCACCAACGCCGGCTTCGGCGGTGCGCGGATCGCCGCGCCGCAGGCCAGCCTGATGGCCGTCGTCTCGCGCAGCATCATGGAGCGCAAGACCGAGTGGATCCTCATCCTGGTCGGCGTCTTCATGGGGCTCGCGTTCATCTTGATGCAGGTCAAGAGCCCGATGCTGGTGGCGGTGGGAATGTATCTGCCGATCGAGACCTCGTTCGCCATCTTCGTCGGCGGTCTGTTCAAGGGGATGCTCGACCGGGCAGCGGAGCGCGAGAAGTGGGAGAAGGAGCCGAAGGAGCGCGCCGAGAACGCCGGCACGCTCCTCGCCTCGGGGCTGATCGCCGGCGAGGCGATCATCGGCATCCTCTTCGCGGCGCTGAAGTTCGCCGAAGTCCGACTGCCCGAGCTGCTGGAGCACCCGTCCTACCTGACGAGTCTCGTCGGCGTGGCGATCCTGGGGACGATCCTGATCGTCGTGCCGCGCCGGCAGGCGCGCGCCGAGCGATGACCGCGCAAGCGGCACCCGAGCGCGCCGGGCGCTCTCGGTCCCCGGACGAAACCCGAGCGAGTGAGCCGACGTAAGGTCGGGAAAGGCCCGACGTGTCGTCGCAGGTCTTGCTGCGGTCGCTGGACGCCGGAAGGCGATCCGGCAAGGAGGGTGCGATGAGGTTGCGATCCGGAGGGCGGAGTTGGGCCCTGGCACTGCTGTTGTCGGTCGCTTCGGCCGCCGGGGTCTGGAGTCTCGAGGAAGCACCACGGAACCCGACCTCGCCTGGGGGTGCCGGCGCGCCTGCGGCGGCGACGCCTGGAGCCAGCTCCACCGCGTTCGATCCCCAGAAGGCGACCGAGGCCTACCTCGCGCGGATGCCCGCCGCGGAGCGCGCCAAGTCCGACGCCTATTTCGAGGGCGGCTACTGGCTGCAGCTCTGGGGCTTCCTCTACGGCCTGGCGGTGGCTTGGCTCCTCCTCGGGACGGGGCTCTCGGCGCGACTGCGCGATCTGGCGAACCGGATCACCCGGAGAAGGTCGCTCGCCGCCTCGCTCTACTTCGCCATGTACCTGCCGTTGGTCTCGCTGCTCTCCTTCCCGTTGACGGTCTACTCGGACTACTTCCGCGAGCATCGGTACGGCCTCGCGACCCAGAGCTTCGGTCTCTGGCTCGGCGACCAGGCCAAGGAGCTGCTCATCGGCCTGCTGCTGGGCGCTGCGTTCGTGCCGCTGCTCTACGCCGTGCTCCGCCGCAAGCCGCGCACCTGGGCGCTGTGGGGGGCTCTCCTCGGACTCGGCTTCCTCGTCTTCGGGGCGGTGATCGGGCCGGTCTTCATCAATCCGCTGTTCAACGAGTACAAGAAGCTCGAGGATCCGAAGGTGCTCGCGCCGATTCTCGCGCTCGCCCGGGCGAACGGCATTCCCGCCCACGACGTCTGGGAGATGGACGCCTCGCGGCAGACGACGCGGATCTCGGCCAACGTCAGCGGTCTTCTCGGTACGGAGCGCATCACCCTCAACGACAACCTGCTCAAGCGCTGCAGCCTGCCCGAGATCGAGTCGGTGATGGCGCACGAGATGGGGCACTATGTTCTCAACCACGTCTACGAGAGCGTCCTCGAGCTCGGCCTGCTGATCGTCGCCGCCTTCGCCTTCGTGCGCTGGGGCATGGAGAAGGCTTTGGCCCGGTGGGGGGCGGCCTGGCGGCTCGACGGGGTCTCCGACGTGGCGACGTTGCCGCTGCTGGTCGCCATCTTCTCGGTCTTCTTCTTCGTTGCGACCCCGGTGACGAACACGATCATCCGCGTCAACGAGGTCGAGGCCGACATCTTCGGCCTCAACGCGGCCAGACAGCCGGACGGTTTCGCCGAGACGGCGCTCAAGCTCGGCGAGTACCGCAAGCTCGCGCCGTCGCCGCTCGAGGAGATCCTCTTCTTCGATCATCCGAGCGGCCGGAACCGGATTCTCATGGCGATGACCTGGAAGGCCGAGCACCTCGACGACCCGAAGGTCGCGACCGGCGGGGCTGCCGCAGGAGCGAATCCGGCGGCGACGCAGTAGTCTTCCCGGCACGCAAGGGGGAGAGACGGGTTCCTGTCCCCGCTCTCCCGGCACGGGAATGACACTCTCGGTCTTCGACCTCTTCAAGATTGGCATCGGTCCGAGCAGCTCGCACACGCTCGGGCCGATGAACGCGGCGCGGCACTTCGCCGAAGGGCTGGCCCAGGGCGGGGCGCTCGATCGCACCGCCGGGCTGACCGTCGAGCTCTTCGGCTCGCTTGCCGCCACGGCGAGAGGCCACGCGACCGACAAGGCGGTCGTCCTCGGGCTGCTCGGCGAACGGCCGGAGCTCCTCGATCCCGACCAGGTCGATCCGCTCGTGGCGAGCGTGCGCCGTGACGGCCGGCTGCCGATTCTCGGTTGGCGAGCGGTTCCCTATGTCGAGGCCGAGCACTTGCGCCTCGAGCTTCGGCCGTTGCCGTTCCACCCGAATGCGGTGCGCTTCACGGCGCGCGACGCCGGCGGTGCGGTCGTCGGACAGCGGACCTTCTACTCGGTGGGCGGCGGCTTCGTCGTCGAAGAGGGCGAGTCGGTCGGATCGGGGCGCGGCGACGGGAAGGAGGTGCCGCATCGTTTCCACTCGGCCGCCGAGCTCCTGGCGCTCTGTCGGGAGCTCGGGCTCTCGATCTCGGGGATCGTGCGGGCCAACGAGCTGGCGATGCGCCGCGCGACCGATCTCGAGTCCGGACTGCAGCGGCTGTGGGAGACGATGCAGACCTGCGTCCGGCGCGGCTGTCGTGCCGACGGCGTGCTGCCGGGCGGACTCGAGGTGCGGCGCCGCGCTCCCGCCCTCTACCGGCAACTCGCCGAGAACCCGGAGTCGGGGCTCGCCGACCCGCTCACCGCCCTCGACTGGGTCGGGCTCTACGCGCTCGCGGTGAACGAAGAGAACGCCGCCGGCGGGCGGGTGGTGACCGCGCCGACCAACGGCGCCGCCGGAATCGTGCCGGCGGTGCTGCACTACTACCGACGATTCGTCCACGGTGCGAGCGACGAGGGCGTGCGGCGCATGTTGCTCACCGCGACGGCGATCGGCACGCTCTTCAAGGAGAACGCCTCGATCAGCGGTGCGGAGGTCGGCTGCCAGGGGGAGGTCGGCAGTGCCTGTTCGATGGCGGCCGGCGCGCTCTGCGAGCTCCTCGGCGGGACGCCCGCGCAGGTGGCGGTGGCCGCCGAAATCGCCATGGAGCACAACCTCGGGCTGACCTGCGATCCGGTCGGCGGGCTGGTCCAGGTGCCGTGCATCGAGCGCAACGCCGTCGCGGCGGTGAAGGCGATCCAGGCGGCCCGCTTGGCGCTGCGCGGGGATGGCGAGTCCTTCGTCAGTCTCGACGACGTCATCCACACCCTGGCGGCAACCGGGCGGGACATGCGGAGCAAGTACAAGGAGACGGCGCGCGGCGGTCTCGCGCTGCGCCTCCGCCCCATCGAGCCCGGCGCGGGGTCGCCCGAGCCCGAGGTCAGCGTCGGCTTGCCGGACTGCTGACTCCCTTGACGCGGAGGGGCGGAAGGCGATCTGCTTCGAAGCAGATTCGCCGACTCCGTTTCGGGCCGGACTCTTCCTTCCAGGTCGCCATGATTCGACACCTGTGCCGTCTTTCGCTGCCGATCGCTCTTGCGCTCCTGCTGGCGCTCGTCGCTCCGCCGCTCCACGCTGGCGTCGACGTCGCCGATCCGTTCACCGGTGACGGCCCCTGGATGGTGCGGGCCTTCTTCGTCCCCGACGCCGACCGCCAGGAGGTCGGGCGCCGCTTCGATCACTTCTCGGTGGACCGCAAGAGCGGCGCGCTGCGTCTCTTCGCGGCCGACGCAAGCGACCTCGAGTGGCTGCGTGCCCGCGGCTACTGGCTCGAGCTCGACGAGGCGACCACGGCCGCGATGCGCGAGGCGCAGCGCCGCGCCGCCACGGAGCAGACCCTCGCCGGCATTCCGGGATACTCCTGCTATCGGACGGTCGAGGAGAGCTACGCCACGGCGGACGCCATCGTCGCCGCCCATCCCCAGCTTGCGTCGATCGTCGACATCGGCGACAGCTGGGAGAAGGTCACCGCCGGCGGCAACCCCGGTTACGACCTGCGCGTGCTCCGGCTCACCAACTCGGCCGTGCCGGGGCCGAAGCCGCGCTTTCTCCTGCACGGCGCCATCCACGCTCGCGAGTACACCACCGCCGAGCTGGCGCTCCGCTTCGCCGAACAGCTCGTCGACGGCTACGGCAGCGACGCCGACGCGACGTGGATCCTCGACCACCACGAGGTCCACCTGCTGCTGCAGGCCAACCCGGACGGCCGCAAGAAGGCCGAAGCCGGCTCGTCGTGGCGGAAGAACACGAACGAGGCGTACTGCGGCGCGACCTCGACCTCCCGTGGCGCCGACCTCAACCGGAATTTTCCGTTCCAATGGGGCTGCTGCGGCGGGTCGAGCGGTTACCCCGCTACCTGCGCAACGGATTTCCGAGGCGACTCACCGGCCTCCGAGCCGGAGGTCCAGGCGATCCGCAACTACCTCCTGGCGATCTTCCCGGATCAGCGCGGTCCGGAGCTGACCGATCCGGCGCCGCCCGACGCCAGCGGGCTCTACCTCGACCTTCACAGCTTCAGCGAGCTGGTGCTCTGGCCGTGGGGGTTCACCTCGACCGTGGCGCCGAACGGCACGGCGTTCGCCACGCTCGGGCGCAAGTTCGCGTACTTCAACGGCTACATGCCGGAGCAGTCGATCGGTCTTTACCCCACCGACGGCACGACCGACGATTTCGGCTACGGCGAGCTCGGCGTGGCCTCCTACGCCTGGGAGCTCGGGACCAACTTCTTCGAAGACTGCGTGACCTTCACCTCGACGATCCTGCCCGACAACCTCGCGGCGCTGCGCTACGCCGCCAAGGTCGCGCGCACGCCCTACCGCACCCCCGCCGGTCCGGACGCCCTGTCGGTCACGCCGAGTGTGAGCGTGGTGGCGCCCGGCGATCCGCTCGCGGTCACCGCGACCCTCGACGACACGCGCTATTCGAGCGCCGGCGGCGTCGAGCCGAGCCAGCCGATCGCCCAGGCCGAGCTGACGCTCGACACCCCGCCGTGGGCGGCCGGAGCGGCGCCGATCGCCATGAGCGCCGTCGACGGGGCGTTCGACGAGACGGTGGAGCCGGCGACGGTGGCGGTTCCCACGGCAGGGATCTCGGAGGGTCGCCACCTCGCCTTCGTGCGCGGGCGCGACAGCGCCGGCAACTGGGGGGCCGTCTCGGCAACCTACCTCACGGTGATGGATCCGCTGACCGCGCCGACCGTTTACGGAGTCGTTCGCGACGCGACGAGCGGCTCGCCGCTCGCGGCGACGGTGTCTGTCGGGCCGTTCTCGACGACCTCCGACGCCGGTAGCGGGGCCTATTCGATTCAGGTGCCGACCGGCACGTACGCGCTCGCCGCCTCGGCGCTCGACCACGCCTCGGCCAACGTGGCGGCGGTCACACTCTCCTCCGGCGATTCGCGCCTCCAGGACTTCTCGCTGGTGCCGTACACGGCGGCGCTCGCGGACGACGTCGAAGGGGGGAACCTCGGCTGGGCGGCCGCGAGCCCGTGGGCGATCACCAACCTGCAAGCGCATAGCCCATCGCACTCCTGGACCGATTCCCCGGGGGCTGGCGTCGTCTACGGCAACAACGTCGACACCTCGCTGGTCTCCGCGATCCAAGACCTCTCGCAGGCGAGCGGCGTCCATGTCTCCTTCTGGCAGCGCTACGAAACCGAGCCGACCTTCGACTTCTGCCACGTCGAAGTCTCGGGCGACGACGGAGCGACCTGGACCGAGCTGGCGAGCTACGACGGGACGCAGTCGACCTGGACCCAAGTGACGCTCGCCGCGCCGCAGCTCGACGGAAAGGCTCAGGCGCGGATCCGCTTCCGTCTCTCGACCGACGTCTCGGTACAGCGCGACGGCTGCTACGTCGACGATGTCGTGCTGCGCGCGGCGATGGCCCCGATTCTTTCCTTTGCCGACGGCTTCGAGAGCGGCACGCTGTCGAATTGGGATGCTTTCGGACTCTGATCGCGGTCTCGGTGGAGCGCTTTCCCCGTAGACTCCGACGGGCCAACGGAGGAGCGGACCATGGAGAGCCCCACGGGATCGGCGATGAATCGGCGTCAATTGCTCGGCGGCGCCGGGCTGGCGGCGATCGGCGTGGCCGGAGGCGCGGCGATCGGCGCGCGGCCAGGCGCGGCGGCGAGTGAAGCGAATCCCAACGACCCTCCGTTCGAGCTCGCGGAGATCACGGTGACCGACCTCGCGACCGGCATGGCGGCCGGGAAGTGGACCTCCCGCCGCCTGACGGAGCTCTATCTCGAGCGCATCGCGACCCTCGATCGCGGCCCGCAGGGGCCGAACGCGGTCGCCGAGACGAATCCGGACGCGCTCGCCATCGCCGCGGAGCTCGACGCCGAGCGCCGCGCCGGGAAGCTCCGCGGACCGCTGCACGGGATCCCCGTGCTGATCAAGGACAACATCGACAGCGGCGACCGGATGTGGACGACCGCCGGTTCGCTCGCTCTCGCCGGCTCGCGAGCGGCGCGGGATGCCTTCCTCGTCGAGCGGCTGCGTGCCGCCGGCGCCGTGTTGCTCGGCAAGACGAACCTCTCGGAGTGGG
This genomic window from Holophagales bacterium contains:
- a CDS encoding M48 family metallopeptidase — its product is MPAAERAKSDAYFEGGYWLQLWGFLYGLAVAWLLLGTGLSARLRDLANRITRRRSLAASLYFAMYLPLVSLLSFPLTVYSDYFREHRYGLATQSFGLWLGDQAKELLIGLLLGAAFVPLLYAVLRRKPRTWALWGALLGLGFLVFGAVIGPVFINPLFNEYKKLEDPKVLAPILALARANGIPAHDVWEMDASRQTTRISANVSGLLGTERITLNDNLLKRCSLPEIESVMAHEMGHYVLNHVYESVLELGLLIVAAFAFVRWGMEKALARWGAAWRLDGVSDVATLPLLVAIFSVFFFVATPVTNTIIRVNEVEADIFGLNAARQPDGFAETALKLGEYRKLAPSPLEEILFFDHPSGRNRILMAMTWKAEHLDDPKVATGGAAAGANPAATQ
- a CDS encoding L-serine ammonia-lyase, producing MTLSVFDLFKIGIGPSSSHTLGPMNAARHFAEGLAQGGALDRTAGLTVELFGSLAATARGHATDKAVVLGLLGERPELLDPDQVDPLVASVRRDGRLPILGWRAVPYVEAEHLRLELRPLPFHPNAVRFTARDAGGAVVGQRTFYSVGGGFVVEEGESVGSGRGDGKEVPHRFHSAAELLALCRELGLSISGIVRANELAMRRATDLESGLQRLWETMQTCVRRGCRADGVLPGGLEVRRRAPALYRQLAENPESGLADPLTALDWVGLYALAVNEENAAGGRVVTAPTNGAAGIVPAVLHYYRRFVHGASDEGVRRMLLTATAIGTLFKENASISGAEVGCQGEVGSACSMAAGALCELLGGTPAQVAVAAEIAMEHNLGLTCDPVGGLVQVPCIERNAVAAVKAIQAARLALRGDGESFVSLDDVIHTLAATGRDMRSKYKETARGGLALRLRPIEPGAGSPEPEVSVGLPDC
- a CDS encoding peptidase M14, with protein sequence MIRHLCRLSLPIALALLLALVAPPLHAGVDVADPFTGDGPWMVRAFFVPDADRQEVGRRFDHFSVDRKSGALRLFAADASDLEWLRARGYWLELDEATTAAMREAQRRAATEQTLAGIPGYSCYRTVEESYATADAIVAAHPQLASIVDIGDSWEKVTAGGNPGYDLRVLRLTNSAVPGPKPRFLLHGAIHAREYTTAELALRFAEQLVDGYGSDADATWILDHHEVHLLLQANPDGRKKAEAGSSWRKNTNEAYCGATSTSRGADLNRNFPFQWGCCGGSSGYPATCATDFRGDSPASEPEVQAIRNYLLAIFPDQRGPELTDPAPPDASGLYLDLHSFSELVLWPWGFTSTVAPNGTAFATLGRKFAYFNGYMPEQSIGLYPTDGTTDDFGYGELGVASYAWELGTNFFEDCVTFTSTILPDNLAALRYAAKVARTPYRTPAGPDALSVTPSVSVVAPGDPLAVTATLDDTRYSSAGGVEPSQPIAQAELTLDTPPWAAGAAPIAMSAVDGAFDETVEPATVAVPTAGISEGRHLAFVRGRDSAGNWGAVSATYLTVMDPLTAPTVYGVVRDATSGSPLAATVSVGPFSTTSDAGSGAYSIQVPTGTYALAASALDHASANVAAVTLSSGDSRLQDFSLVPYTAALADDVEGGNLGWAAASPWAITNLQAHSPSHSWTDSPGAGVVYGNNVDTSLVSAIQDLSQASGVHVSFWQRYETEPTFDFCHVEVSGDDGATWTELASYDGTQSTWTQVTLAAPQLDGKAQARIRFRLSTDVSVQRDGCYVDDVVLRAAMAPILSFADGFESGTLSNWDAFGL